Genomic segment of Arachis hypogaea cultivar Tifrunner chromosome 16, arahy.Tifrunner.gnm2.J5K5, whole genome shotgun sequence:
TATACTTCGGTTGATAATTTACAAAGTGAATTTTATATATTCTACAACATTACTGTCTACAATTAATATAATGAACTTTACTAAAAAATCTTACAAGCATCACTAAAAAGCTTCTGACAAATGTAGAAATAAACCAAATCATGTCCAAGTATGATGATATGGCAACAAAAGAATCAATACGATACATAGTCTAAGTGCATTCATGTTTCTGGCTGGTGTCTAGTGACCTAACGCCAATATGTTATGAAGAAGATGCAAGTAGATTCATCATTCAAGACAAAGAAGAACTAGGACTGTGAATTTTGATCACCGATACTAATCTATTTGTATATACCTTCTATATATCCAAGTCATAAAACTTCCTATATAGAATCAAGTTAAAActgtcttttctttttctttttcctttttttttcagcACATGCTATTGCTAGCTGTGTTTGGATACTTGGCATCTTTGAGACCAAACAAAAACCTTTTTGGTTGTGGAGATTGAAATAGATATCTTTCTTCTAACTCAGATAAAATCCAAATCTAACCTAAACTTCCTCACGATCTACAGAGAAGTCAGGTTCATCAGGCTTGAACAACTGTGGCACAGGATCACTGCCACGAAGCTTAGCTTTCCTTGTATTAGTCGCAAACCTTGAAGCCAAAATGGTTGTACTAATGTTCTGAACCTTTCTCACATTCCCTGGAGATGATGATGATCCTCCACTTTGATCCATTTCTCTGTCCTTCTCAGGGAGAGACATGTAAAAGTGTCCCTCCTTCAAAGACAACTCCCTCGCCGCTTTCCTCTTCTGATACTTTCGCCATGCCGCCTGTATGAAACAAGAAGCCCATGTCCTCCATTGCTGGGAGTAGTACCTAAACGCGTGCTGGAGTTTCTTGCTATGAAGCCGCTTGAATTGACTGGCCACGAACTTTAGATCCTCTGCTTCCAATGCAAAAGCCTCGACTTCTGATAAAGCTTTTACAGTTCGAGTAGAGGAAGGCAGGTTGAGGGTGGAATTTGGCATTAAGGCCCATGTCAACAGCTCCTCGCCGCAAAAGTCGCCGGGCCTAAGTGTGATGGAATTGTAGAAACCagaccttcctccattggttgTGGAGCTCTCCAATTGTCCTCTTATTATGAACAACATTTCGTCCACGGGATCTCCCTCTCGGAATATATATGTGCCTTCTGTGCTTAATGATGACACCAGCCGTTCACAGATTGCATCAAGGAGCTGGTCATCCATTTGTGAGAAGAAAGGGACCTATGGatacaaattaaagaaaaatggaATCAATATGATGCAATTAAAACAATCTTACTCTGTATACTATGTATGACACACATTggttgagaaaagagaaaatACATACACGTCGAACAAGAGAAAGGCACAAGTGGTGTTGAATTTCACGACGGAGATCCAAAGGTAGATCAAGTAGTATGGACTCTTCATTCACTCCTCTGGTGGCAAGCCATTTATACTGAACAAAGCGACGAACGCGTTCCTGCAAGTCTGGAGGCAATTGGCGATGTCTCATCCATTGCTCAGTGTCATTCTTCCTAATCCTCCATTCTTCAAGTCTAACTGACATTGATTGCAAGTATGTCTAAACAATGGAGCACAAAAGAACTTGCATCTTATTTTCAGGTAGCAAAAAATATATATGGACTAATAAAGAATGCATGAAAAACTGGATGGTTTTCTTACCTGCATGTTTCCAATCAAAAGACAAAAGAGAATTAATCCAGCAAGACATAAGAAGATGCAGAAAAATGTCTCTGGGAGGTATGTGGTTGTGTCCAAATTCTGTCCATACGagctaaggaaaaaaaaaaataggacagACTGAAAGTTAAAAGTGATAATCATTAGCAAAAATTGTTAAACTTCAAAAGATTTTTGCTATAAAGACAAATACTAGAATTTAGACATTTTCATCCACATAAATACACTTTTATGGATCCTTAGGTAGGTGGGagtaacaaaaattagttatgtTTTAGCATTTTGGTTGATATAAACTTGAGTTTGCAATAGTAGCAAAATATAGCAGCAGCATACCTTAAATTTCTTAATCCCCACCAAAGACAATAGAAGTATCTTTCCACAAAGTTAGTAGTAACAACATCATTGAGAAAAGCATCTGCAAACATGCCAAACTTATACTTGACGTTGAGCTTGGCCTTGGGATCGCATCTGTTAATAACTTGAGTGACATTTAGCCAGTGTTGCCTTGCAGGTGAACTCACACTGTTACAATCAAGAAAAGTAGGCAAGCAAG
This window contains:
- the LOC112755240 gene encoding cyclic nucleotide-gated ion channel 18-like, encoding MYRIISTPASKFRQFGRLRSRTRNTANSDEENAFQILWRYQILDPDSDIVAYWNRVFLVASLLALFVDPLYFFLPTVGGTACLKADPRLSIIVTIMRTFADLFYILHMVLKFRTAFVAPNSRVFGRGDLVMDPHEIAMRYLKSDFVIDLAATIPLPQIVIWLVIPASSSSTTDHANNTLALFVLIQYIPRLFLIFPLNQRITKTTGVIAKTPWIAAAYNLLLYMLASHITGATWYLSSIGRQFNCWKAECERENRSKTITCLPTFLDCNSVSSPARQHWLNVTQVINRCDPKAKLNVKYKFGMFADAFLNDVVTTNFVERYFYCLWWGLRNLSSYGQNLDTTTYLPETFFCIFLCLAGLILFCLLIGNMQTYLQSMSVRLEEWRIRKNDTEQWMRHRQLPPDLQERVRRFVQYKWLATRGVNEESILLDLPLDLRREIQHHLCLSLVRRVPFFSQMDDQLLDAICERLVSSLSTEGTYIFREGDPVDEMLFIIRGQLESSTTNGGRSGFYNSITLRPGDFCGEELLTWALMPNSTLNLPSSTRTVKALSEVEAFALEAEDLKFVASQFKRLHSKKLQHAFRYYSQQWRTWASCFIQAAWRKYQKRKAARELSLKEGHFYMSLPEKDREMDQSGGSSSSPGNVRKVQNISTTILASRFATNTRKAKLRGSDPVPQLFKPDEPDFSVDREEV